A region from the Spirochaetota bacterium genome encodes:
- a CDS encoding FapA family protein — protein MGLKDAIFLIEKSVNVKNTINEILKNPRDNSLFDKLKNNFVLPNQLIIQGTGIENYFKCEDLYYNFSLGGFCSNKFGFAQFLGVSVQIISPLVATNKNMFLYLILPPLNEKTSSLTTELIMEEIDKLKIKTEVKKENIEKAINIAKSGKGFVTLLTKGKEPINGSVYKVKLYFNPTAEIGQKKEDGSIDFKERHIVKNIKKGEILGEYTPEIKTEDGYDIFGNRIEAKKDTNYTYIVGNNIQMTENNKLVSLIDGIFQLNDKTISISDTLVIPQDIDLTIGNINCLVSVHINGKINQGFKIEVGKDLIVDEFVNRSDLKVLGNLKVKNGLIGEGDKYKIIVRNNIDVEYIENCYVWCGGDINFDKNITHSTINCGGKIIAKGKGVIIGGKILASKGIEINELGSKMSVATAVIVGIDIKKDIRKQEIEKKLKLLEIQISKLKNDIGDAYFNNPEDFITKLPDDKLEKYEILINNFTNLMEERKNLLNELEELNKNLNFKDAKVIVRNIAYENVSIYFGNTKYEIKNPIRTTVFFWDDKEKKIATKLL, from the coding sequence ATGGGATTAAAAGATGCAATATTTTTAATTGAAAAATCTGTAAATGTAAAAAATACAATAAATGAAATATTAAAAAATCCTAGGGATAACTCTTTATTTGATAAATTAAAAAATAATTTTGTCCTTCCAAATCAATTGATCATTCAAGGGACAGGAATTGAAAATTATTTTAAGTGTGAAGATTTATATTACAATTTTTCATTAGGTGGTTTTTGCTCAAATAAATTTGGTTTTGCTCAATTTCTTGGAGTTTCTGTTCAAATAATTTCACCTCTTGTAGCAACTAATAAAAATATGTTTCTATATCTCATATTGCCTCCATTAAATGAAAAAACATCATCTTTAACAACTGAATTAATAATGGAAGAGATAGATAAGCTTAAAATAAAAACAGAAGTAAAAAAAGAAAATATAGAAAAAGCAATTAATATAGCTAAAAGTGGCAAAGGATTTGTAACTTTGTTAACAAAAGGGAAGGAACCTATTAATGGATCAGTTTATAAGGTAAAACTTTATTTTAATCCAACTGCTGAAATAGGTCAAAAAAAAGAAGATGGTTCAATAGATTTTAAAGAAAGACACATAGTTAAAAACATTAAAAAGGGGGAAATATTAGGAGAATATACTCCAGAAATCAAAACAGAAGATGGTTACGATATATTTGGAAATAGAATAGAAGCTAAAAAAGATACTAATTATACTTATATTGTTGGTAATAACATTCAAATGACTGAAAATAATAAACTTGTATCACTTATTGATGGAATATTTCAATTAAATGATAAAACTATCTCTATTTCAGATACTCTTGTTATACCTCAAGACATTGATTTGACAATTGGAAATATTAACTGTTTAGTATCAGTCCACATTAATGGGAAAATAAATCAAGGTTTCAAAATTGAAGTAGGCAAAGACCTTATAGTGGATGAATTTGTTAATAGATCAGACCTAAAAGTTTTAGGAAATTTAAAAGTCAAAAATGGACTAATAGGAGAAGGAGATAAATATAAAATTATTGTGAGAAATAATATAGATGTTGAATATATTGAAAATTGTTATGTTTGGTGTGGAGGAGATATTAATTTTGATAAAAATATTACTCACTCAACTATAAATTGCGGTGGTAAAATTATAGCAAAGGGGAAAGGAGTTATAATTGGTGGTAAAATATTAGCATCTAAAGGAATAGAAATTAATGAATTGGGATCTAAAATGTCTGTAGCTACAGCGGTAATAGTAGGAATTGATATTAAAAAAGATATAAGAAAACAGGAAATAGAAAAAAAATTAAAATTATTAGAAATTCAAATATCTAAATTAAAAAACGATATTGGAGATGCCTATTTTAATAACCCCGAAGATTTTATAACTAAATTACCTGATGATAAATTAGAAAAATACGAAATTCTTATTAATAACTTCACTAATTTAATGGAAGAAAGAAAAAACCTATTAAATGAGCTAGAAGAATTAAATAAGAATTTAAATTTTAAAGATGCAAAGGTTATTGTTAGAAACATAGCTTATGAAAATGTATCAATATATTTTGGAAATACTAAATACGAAATAAAAAATCCTATTAGAACTACTGTATTTTTTTGGGATGATAAAGAAAAGAAAATTGCTACAAAACTTCTATAA
- a CDS encoding ATP-binding protein produces MNIKIGVLNNIFFYLFSFIKDKGFFGEINPTFIPVDNYGVLKSLFEIGYFDIILCDSGYSENVLKFNNELKPNYKKLSLFKEINKILIYPFAFKNFYKIFFNKSLLLHRDQRSSTFEECEIVAGIPEDSEYFKSFILNYLKNNNFSYQRIIFKTTNEKDVEYFFEKKDINIGLSIAPYSFEIIKKNLGIVSNLVEQDISCNCINFYLSDYILEKQEEYIVNFFQNLFLGLNIFINNQDFWADFNKIYNRISIDEIFLISEDLKNNFVYNEDLIREVADKKDYILPFIYLKNLSNESLKNLIDEKIKNKELEGKENNNVKVNYEIESNRSVNVDKKYLENYIESLIRSMLTKSKISIDNNNPIYPTVFFELYNNLIYENEILSIKNRDFNNKIKLLQNSLEETKSNLFNLFNDLNRTSENLMIQKIRADEAIKIKSKFFASITHDLKTPIYGIDSMLDNLIKIEKDKNKIDILFKMKRSIETLISLIEDLLLISKVEESKLTLSKKLFNFDELLKELYDNISAKIADKDIRLIFEKENNVPEYLIGDSLRIKQILYNLLGNSSKFTEKGYIKLSVSCNFIERNYIKLFFKVEDTGIGIKSDKINKIFEPFEQENEEIKYKYGGTGLGLSIVKKLIELMNGDIKCESEVGKGTKFFFDINLEIPDKEEIEKLIPYSKNECLENIKNVNFIDANILIAEDNDININIIDNILKNIKQIKYKIVKNGEEALEELKNNNIYKLLITDVQMPKMDGIELSKNLKKMALPITIVGFTAFDEDFIENENKIYFDEIYQKPYNEEKILKILIKHIGVLKYEKDNKNELITNKEKEKILNIKKLNKKISLKNDKIKNKKINDYIGVSDYDKLKKLFIEETEKKLISFRKCIDDKNITDIRFIGHNLKGTAPIFGFNSIGIIGKKISEACKNEDFIELKKLYEKLKIEVNKIKKKN; encoded by the coding sequence ATGAATATTAAAATTGGAGTTTTAAATAATATTTTCTTTTATTTATTTTCTTTTATAAAAGATAAAGGATTTTTTGGAGAGATTAATCCTACTTTCATTCCAGTTGATAATTATGGAGTCCTTAAGTCACTTTTTGAAATAGGATATTTTGATATCATATTGTGTGATTCAGGATATTCTGAGAATGTTTTAAAATTTAATAATGAATTAAAACCAAATTATAAAAAGTTAAGTCTTTTTAAAGAAATTAATAAAATATTAATATATCCTTTTGCTTTTAAAAATTTTTATAAAATATTTTTTAATAAGAGCTTACTTTTACATAGAGATCAAAGGTCAAGTACATTTGAAGAATGTGAAATTGTTGCAGGAATTCCAGAGGATAGTGAATATTTTAAAAGTTTTATTTTAAATTATTTAAAAAATAATAACTTTTCATATCAAAGAATTATTTTTAAAACAACTAACGAAAAAGATGTAGAATATTTTTTTGAAAAAAAGGATATAAATATTGGTTTATCGATAGCACCATATAGTTTTGAAATTATTAAAAAAAATTTAGGAATAGTTTCTAATTTAGTAGAACAAGATATATCTTGCAATTGTATTAATTTTTATCTAAGCGATTACATTTTAGAAAAGCAAGAAGAATATATAGTGAATTTTTTTCAAAATCTTTTTTTAGGGCTAAATATATTTATTAATAATCAAGATTTTTGGGCAGATTTTAATAAAATATATAATAGAATTTCAATTGATGAGATATTTTTAATTTCTGAGGATTTAAAAAATAATTTTGTTTATAATGAAGATTTAATAAGAGAAGTTGCTGATAAAAAAGACTATATTTTGCCATTTATTTATTTAAAAAATTTATCTAATGAAAGTTTAAAAAATTTAATTGATGAAAAAATTAAGAATAAAGAATTGGAAGGAAAAGAAAATAATAATGTAAAAGTAAACTATGAAATAGAATCGAATAGAAGTGTTAATGTTGATAAAAAATATTTGGAGAATTATATTGAATCCCTAATAAGATCTATGCTAACCAAAAGTAAAATCTCAATTGATAATAATAATCCAATTTATCCGACAGTTTTTTTTGAACTTTATAATAATTTGATATATGAAAATGAAATACTCTCTATAAAAAATAGAGACTTTAATAATAAAATAAAATTATTACAAAATTCTCTAGAGGAAACAAAAAGCAATTTATTTAATTTGTTTAATGATTTAAATAGAACTTCTGAGAATTTAATGATTCAGAAAATTAGAGCTGATGAAGCAATAAAAATTAAAAGTAAGTTTTTTGCTTCGATTACTCATGACTTAAAAACACCTATTTATGGTATTGATTCTATGCTAGATAATCTAATCAAAATAGAGAAAGATAAAAATAAAATAGATATTTTATTTAAGATGAAGAGATCAATAGAAACTCTAATTTCATTAATCGAAGATTTACTGTTAATCTCTAAGGTTGAAGAAAGTAAGTTAACTTTATCTAAAAAATTATTTAATTTTGATGAATTATTAAAAGAACTTTATGATAATATTTCAGCTAAAATTGCAGATAAAGATATTAGATTAATTTTTGAAAAAGAAAATAATGTGCCTGAATATTTAATTGGAGATAGCTTAAGAATTAAACAAATTTTGTATAACTTATTAGGTAATTCATCAAAATTTACAGAAAAAGGTTATATAAAATTAAGTGTATCTTGTAATTTTATAGAGAGGAATTATATAAAACTATTTTTTAAGGTAGAAGATACAGGGATTGGGATAAAAAGTGACAAGATAAATAAGATATTCGAACCATTTGAACAAGAGAATGAAGAAATAAAATATAAATATGGAGGAACAGGTCTAGGTCTTTCTATAGTTAAAAAATTGATTGAATTAATGAATGGAGATATAAAATGTGAATCTGAAGTAGGAAAAGGTACTAAGTTTTTTTTTGACATAAACCTTGAAATACCAGATAAAGAAGAAATAGAGAAATTAATTCCTTATAGTAAAAATGAGTGTTTGGAAAATATTAAAAATGTCAATTTTATTGATGCAAATATATTAATAGCAGAGGATAATGATATAAATATTAATATAATCGATAATATCCTCAAAAATATTAAACAGATAAAATACAAAATTGTTAAAAATGGAGAAGAAGCTTTAGAAGAATTAAAAAATAATAATATTTATAAGTTATTAATAACAGATGTACAAATGCCTAAAATGGATGGGATAGAACTTTCTAAAAATCTTAAAAAAATGGCCTTACCAATTACTATTGTGGGTTTTACTGCTTTTGATGAAGATTTCATTGAAAATGAAAATAAAATCTATTTTGATGAAATATATCAAAAACCATATAATGAGGAAAAAATTCTTAAAATATTAATAAAGCATATTGGAGTATTAAAGTATGAGAAAGACAATAAAAATGAATTAATAACCAATAAAGAGAAGGAAAAAATTTTAAATATAAAAAAATTAAATAAAAAAATATCTTTAAAAAATGATAAAATAAAAAATAAAAAAATTAATGACTATATTGGTGTTTCAGATTATGATAAATTAAAAAAACTTTTTATAGAAGAAACTGAAAAAAAGCTTATTTCATTTAGAAAATGCATAGATGATAAAAATATAACAGATATTAGGTTTATAGGTCATAATTTAAAAGGCACAGCACCTATTTTTGGTTTTAATTCAATTGGAATAATTGGTAAAAAAATATCAGAGGCTTGTAAAAATGAGGATTTTATAGAATTAAAAAAACTTTATGAAAAACTTAAAATTGAGGTTAATAAAATAAAGAAAAAAAATTAA
- a CDS encoding alpha/beta fold hydrolase has translation MITKKIGSDYKIIDGAESYKNIKNKERGIILFHGYSGSPSEMLILAKKFEDRGISVYCPRLTGHGTNFQDFEDTKMQDWFRCATDAYLEFSKRVKNVYLVGLSMGGILSSYLAYLFNIEKIALLATPYDYPDKKFKYLWLIKPFFNRIKQPNSAPALNNLNNKNYLIYYKDYYSIKSLIELKKTINFFRKILKKVKADSIIFHSEKDKIVSYRSPQMIYNKIGSKRKQLIYLKKSNHVLSLDYEVDIIFDNICSFFNI, from the coding sequence ATGATAACAAAAAAAATAGGGAGTGATTATAAGATTATAGATGGAGCCGAGTCATATAAAAATATAAAAAATAAGGAAAGAGGTATAATTTTATTTCATGGATATAGTGGATCTCCATCTGAAATGCTTATTTTAGCTAAGAAATTTGAAGATAGGGGGATTTCTGTTTACTGCCCAAGACTTACAGGACATGGTACAAATTTTCAGGATTTTGAAGATACTAAAATGCAAGATTGGTTTAGGTGTGCAACTGATGCTTATCTTGAATTTTCAAAAAGAGTTAAGAATGTTTATTTAGTAGGATTATCTATGGGAGGAATACTTTCAAGTTATTTAGCTTACCTTTTTAATATAGAAAAGATTGCACTTCTTGCAACACCTTATGATTACCCTGATAAAAAATTTAAATATTTATGGTTAATTAAACCTTTTTTCAATAGAATTAAACAACCAAATAGTGCTCCAGCCTTAAATAACTTAAATAATAAAAATTATTTGATATATTATAAAGACTATTATTCTATAAAATCTTTAATTGAACTTAAAAAAACTATTAATTTTTTTAGAAAAATTTTGAAAAAAGTAAAAGCGGACTCTATTATTTTTCATTCTGAAAAAGATAAAATTGTTTCTTATAGATCTCCTCAAATGATTTATAATAAAATTGGATCAAAGAGAAAACAATTAATTTATCTTAAAAAATCAAATCATGTACTTTCTCTTGATTATGAGGTCGATATTATTTTTGATAATATATGTAGCTTTTTTAATATTTAA
- a CDS encoding ABC transporter ATP-binding protein, whose product MYLVQIIELEKYYGKFKALDKISINIKKGDIVGYLGPNGSGKTTTIKILAGLLTKYKGEIIYKGERKKNIGCLPEVRFIFDNQNFYENLTAYENLEIISRYNGIYNKKKIIDSLEKVGLSKWVNSTVKKFSRGMRQRLAIAMAEMSIPELLILDEPTNGLDIEGIMELEKYFKDLNKNYGTTIILSSHYLEQIERLSDHIIIINKGKKLFDDNIYQFRKNARIGVSYIFKRNLFENLEINEKIKDIFKKENIINLIFSFVNNNKDLIKDKFYYGNLYNILNESINLEFKYENKINILFSNNYKDFEENILGLLNSKINELLPNEILYIEPIVKSLECFFIDEVEHCQS is encoded by the coding sequence ATGTATTTAGTACAAATTATAGAACTTGAAAAATATTATGGTAAATTTAAAGCTTTGGATAAAATAAGTATTAATATAAAAAAAGGAGATATTGTCGGTTATCTTGGGCCAAATGGATCAGGTAAAACTACTACTATAAAGATACTTGCTGGTTTATTAACTAAATATAAAGGGGAAATAATATATAAGGGAGAAAGAAAAAAAAATATTGGTTGCTTACCTGAAGTTAGATTTATTTTTGATAATCAAAATTTTTATGAAAATTTAACTGCATATGAAAACTTAGAAATAATATCTAGATATAATGGAATTTATAATAAAAAGAAGATAATAGATAGTCTTGAGAAGGTTGGTTTATCAAAGTGGGTGAATTCTACTGTTAAAAAATTTTCAAGAGGGATGAGACAAAGGTTGGCGATAGCTATGGCTGAAATGAGTATACCAGAACTATTAATTCTTGATGAACCAACAAATGGTCTTGATATTGAAGGAATAATGGAGCTTGAAAAATATTTTAAAGATTTAAATAAAAATTATGGAACAACAATAATATTATCCTCCCACTATCTTGAGCAGATAGAAAGATTATCTGATCATATTATAATTATTAATAAAGGTAAGAAATTATTTGATGACAATATTTATCAATTTAGAAAAAATGCAAGAATTGGCGTAAGTTATATATTTAAAAGAAATCTATTTGAAAACTTAGAGATAAATGAAAAAATAAAAGATATATTTAAAAAAGAAAATATAATAAATCTAATATTTTCATTCGTAAATAATAATAAGGATTTAATTAAAGATAAATTTTATTATGGTAATTTATACAATATTTTGAATGAAAGTATTAATTTGGAATTTAAATATGAAAATAAAATTAATATCTTATTTTCTAATAATTATAAAGATTTTGAAGAAAATATTTTGGGGTTATTAAATAGTAAAATAAATGAATTACTTCCGAATGAAATATTGTATATAGAACCTATAGTTAAATCTCTTGAGTGCTTTTTTATAGATGAAGTTGAACATTGCCAAAGTTGA
- a CDS encoding VCBS repeat-containing protein, protein MKNNIVSRILFIRIVLIILVIFSLSFGELILCFGQNEAKSISIGGKIIEYFKKNIDEDKDEEFIIIYKNLFKKKIYFSIYKYQGNNLFKIFDEEVEDIYYCFSFSKIESSQFFNIVFLSKNSLFYLSKDKKIIKLFDINHIYKFNFDDRFPYLNISYDIDNDEKDEFFIFDESGINIYKDKNLIQKINIDLRAFYDYSLSFGGFNVIHSITILIPDIFFNDFNNDGFGDFVLIFQDKLISYIYYDKGKRFLKNQDLNLKNYVTIRSGYSPINKYIILDDFNGDKTIDVIVMNFSMAAVFNTDKLGTIVYIFYGNNDGNWKEQPDKKIYLNEMSGIESFFLFYDVNKDGVKDLINIGTKLFSSNFILSLTVKRSFLISINIYSVSKEGDINLSPLYSLSRNISLDSETTQDSSQIDFSSYAIINLTDFFNSIFGKFNTDINNDGIIDLLVYNFDGSYSIFYSSLKNPNIFNKKEDNIIFVSNDLKKIYYLAGPYSEFLFAKNKNVLLIINKALGKIYLIEI, encoded by the coding sequence ATGAAAAATAATATTGTCTCAAGAATTTTATTTATTAGAATAGTATTGATTATTTTAGTTATTTTTTCATTAAGTTTTGGTGAATTAATTCTTTGTTTTGGGCAAAATGAAGCAAAATCTATATCAATTGGAGGAAAAATTATAGAATATTTTAAAAAAAATATTGATGAGGATAAAGATGAAGAATTTATAATAATTTATAAAAATTTGTTTAAAAAGAAAATTTATTTTTCAATATATAAATATCAGGGTAATAACTTATTTAAAATTTTTGATGAAGAAGTTGAAGATATTTACTATTGTTTCTCATTTTCAAAAATAGAATCATCGCAATTCTTTAATATAGTATTTTTATCAAAGAATTCTTTATTTTATTTATCAAAAGATAAAAAGATTATAAAATTATTTGATATTAATCATATATATAAGTTTAATTTTGATGATAGATTTCCATATTTAAATATTTCATATGATATTGATAATGATGAAAAGGATGAATTTTTTATCTTTGATGAAAGTGGAATAAATATATATAAAGATAAAAACTTAATACAAAAAATTAATATTGATTTAAGAGCATTTTATGATTATAGCTTAAGTTTTGGCGGTTTTAATGTTATTCATTCTATAACAATTTTAATTCCAGATATATTTTTTAATGATTTTAATAATGATGGTTTTGGAGACTTCGTTTTAATTTTTCAGGATAAATTAATATCTTATATTTATTATGATAAGGGCAAAAGATTTTTAAAAAACCAGGATTTAAATTTAAAAAATTATGTAACAATTAGATCTGGTTATTCTCCAATAAATAAATACATAATACTTGATGATTTTAATGGAGATAAAACAATAGATGTTATTGTGATGAATTTTTCTATGGCTGCTGTTTTTAACACAGATAAACTTGGAACTATTGTATATATTTTTTATGGTAATAATGATGGAAATTGGAAAGAGCAACCAGATAAGAAGATTTATTTAAATGAAATGTCTGGAATTGAAAGTTTTTTTCTTTTTTATGATGTAAATAAAGATGGGGTTAAGGATTTGATAAATATTGGTACGAAACTGTTTTCTTCAAATTTTATCCTAAGTTTAACTGTTAAGAGATCATTCCTTATTAGTATTAATATTTATTCTGTAAGTAAAGAGGGAGACATTAATTTATCTCCATTATATAGTTTGAGCAGGAATATATCTCTTGATTCTGAAACTACTCAGGATTCAAGTCAAATAGATTTTTCCAGTTATGCTATAATAAATTTAACAGATTTTTTTAATTCTATATTTGGAAAATTTAATACAGATATTAATAATGATGGTATAATAGATTTACTTGTTTATAATTTTGATGGGAGTTATTCTATATTTTATTCAAGTTTAAAAAACCCAAATATTTTTAATAAAAAAGAGGATAATATTATTTTTGTATCAAATGATTTAAAAAAGATATATTATTTGGCTGGACCATATTCAGAATTTTTGTTTGCAAAAAACAAAAATGTGTTACTTATTATTAATAAAGCTTTGGGTAAAATTTATTTAATTGAAATTTAG